The genomic DNA AAAGAAGGATGGGGCGGTCGGACGGAGAGGCGGCGACAGCCGACAGGCGAGGGGCCGGCCGAGCGGAGGGGAAGGATTACTGGATTGGGTTGCGTGGAGTCTGGGGCCCGCTCAGAGtctcccggcggccggcggcggcactctCCCGCGGCTCCGCCTGTCGAAGGCCCAAATACGTTGCCTGGCCTGGGACTTTAGTTAGATAAGCCCAGGGACCCTCACGGTCCCTGTGCTAGATGGGCCAAATGAGCTCTTTACGAACTGACTATGATTctcaaattttttaaaaaaaactgactATGATGAGCTGCTATCTTTTAATGGGTAATTATAATATAAAAAATTGCAAACCACTTGAAGATGGACGATCAATTATAAATACTGTGACACCTTGTTAAATTATTTGACACAGTAGTTTTACACTGCCGGTTCGAGGTGGGAATGAATAACTGTTTTTCAAATACGAAAGTGGTAATACTCTTCAAGAGCCACCCATGAAGAAGAGTACTAGTACTGGACTGGTAACGTCGCTCCAGGCGCCAGTATAATGCGTGCGAGTGCGACGCCGAGCATGTCATTTATTCGTCACGAGCCGCATGCCTCATGCCTGAACCCGCCGATCGACGCCTAGCAAGTGAGGTTGCTTCCCGGTTCGACGCCGAGCTGCCCGCAGTACCGCAGGTAGAAGCGCACCCGCGCCTCCATCTCGGCGGCGTTCCTGCCGTTGCACTCGAGGGCGCCGTTGATGGCCCTGATGGTGGCGCCGAACCCCTGGGGCATCACCCGGTGCACGTTGTCCATCCAGAACCAGAGCGCCGACTTGAACGACACCACGGGGTCCTGCGCCACCGCGTCCGGGTTCCCCAGCCCGTCGAAGCCGATGTTCTTCCCCGCCGGCCCGTAGTTGTAGTTCCACGACAGCTGCAAGGGACCCCGGCCGTAGTAGCCCTGCCCCGGGACGCACGGCCACGCCCCCTCGCTCGCGTCGCAGTAGTCCATGCTCGCCCCGTCGACCTCGCTGATGAGGCAGAAATCTGTTCTCATCTCATCACAAAAACATGGAAAGAAGATCAGCATCGTCTCGTCGACGGATGCAAGCATTCCAGTGTCGGTTCGATCAGCTTACGTCCGGTCTCGTGCGTGACGTGCGCGAAGAAGGCGGCGATCTCGCGCTTGCCCTCGGCCTCCGAGCCGCCGTGCGCGAAGTTGGGGTACGAGCTCACGGCGTTCAGGAACGCGCTCCGCGTGTAGAAGCCTGTGCCCTTGCACCCGGCCCCGGCCTGGTTCTTGATGCCGTTGAAGAACGAAGCGGTGACGACGCTCGCCACGGACGCACCGGCggtgccgctcccgccgccgcccccggagcCCGAGCACGGGCCCGACTGGCACCCTTCGCCGCAGTAGGTGCTGGTGGTGCCGCAGTAGCCGTACTTGCTGCAGCACAGGCCTGGCTGGCAGTTGCAGCTCTGCGCGGCCGCGGGGATGGCGGCGCAGTGGAGTGCTAGCCAAATGGCCAAGACCGTCAGGAtcgctgcaggaggtggtgagTTTGATGCCATACTGGATATAAGAAATTCAGTTTCTTAGCAATATGCTACATCGACAGGGAAATGGCAACGCTGGTGGCGTTTATATAGACCGAGACCAATCTGCATCTTCTCGATCCATGCACGCTAGCTCGATCAATCAAGTATTGTTTTTATTGCGCCAATTTGAACTCATAGACTCATAGTCCGCTAATCTGTGCGCCTGCACAGactaaaaaaatattcttaagagTATATGGATCATAGGACTTTGCGAAATTATATGATTTAAATGTGCTTGATTAGGATTCTTATGTGTAACCTACCTATCTGGGCTATTGCAAACCGTGGGTTGTGACTTCGTCAATCAAGATTGGGTGTTTTTGCATCAATACTGCGTTTTGCAGAAAAGAACATACATATTAAAGATACTTGTGGTTAGTAATGTCCTCAAAATAACTAAGGTAATCTCCTCAATACTTGCGGTTTGGAAGCAAAAGTTTTGGACACTTTGAGTGAATGCTTTTGGCAAAGTTGGGCGTATCTTTAAAATAAGTTAGATCTAATTGCTATTTTTAGTTTATCTGTTTAAGGTATATATACTTGCTATTTGTATAGATCGATCGCCGCCGTGGGCGACTTGCTTGGTGGAAATTTCTACATGTGATCTTCCGCATCTGCGTGCACGCTTACGTACATCGCCTCGCATGTATCACCTGCATTCTGTATGTACCTAAGCATTATGGTAAGTACACATATTTGGTCAGTCCAGAAAGGGAATTACCTGAACACGTGCATGCTTACGTCCGCTAATTTGACAAGCTCACACCTGTGTTTTCTCTTCCCTTTGCTTTCGAGGGAACGTATACGTACGTACGATAGCTGTCTCTTGGGAGATTTTGTTCGACATCTCTCAACTCCATTGGCACCAAGGCCGTCAAAGTACGGAAGCGGGCTCGGCGAGCTTCTCGgtgccacggcggcgggcgcgacgAGGGTCTGGTAGTGTCGTACAGCGAGTGAGTCCCCGTTGAAGAGAAAAAGAACTACAGCAGCTtgaatttcctttttcttttcacgcttccttcctttcttcttcttcgttgcATGGGCTGAAAAACATTGGGCCCATTTCCTTCTTGTTGGGCCTTAGCCCATCGATTTCATTTTTGAGAACAAAATCGGAATCAGGTGATGGAGCGAGTCAGATGCTCATCTGATGACACATTTTGGTCTTTAATGAGAAATACAAATTCGGACCTTATTCTTTGTTATGTGGACGCTTACAAGTACCAGCAATGCACGCTAGAATTTTATTGCCACTATACGTCCATACGCACTCGTGGATCCGTGGGTTTATTCTTCACGAGCCAAGCACATCCCCATCACCCCATACCCGACAAGTCTAGCAGGTGACGTTCTTCCCCGGGTCGACGCCGAGCTGCTGGCAGTACTGCTTGTAGTAGACCACCAGCATCTTCATTTGATCGGGGTTTTTCCCGTTGCACACGAGGTTGCCGTTTATGGCCCTGATGGTGGCGCCGAACCCCTTCGGCATGGCCTGGTGCACGCTGTTCATCCAGATCCAGAGCGCCGTCTTGAACGAGATCACGGGGTCCTTCGCCACCCTGTCCGGGTCCGCGAGCAAGTCGACGCCGATGCTCTTACCCGCCGGCCCGTAGTTGAAGTTCCACGAGATCTGCAGCGGGCCGCGCCCGTAGTAATTCTTCCCCGGGACGCACGGCCACTGCTTGTTGTTGGAGTCGCAGAAGCTGTTCGCCCTGTTGATCTCGCTGATGTAGCAAAAATCTGTTCGTCACGTACATGTATGCACGCAAAGAAAACATCAAGGCATCAGATCCTGCAATTTAATCGAGCAAGATGTAGGCAGCGGCGGTTTTGTCGTCAGCTTACATCCGGTCTCGAACGTGACGTGCGCGAAGAAGGCGGCGACCTCGCGCTTGCCGTCGGCCTCCGATCCGCCGTGCGCGAAGCCTGGGAATGAGTCCGCCGCGGTCAGGAACGCGCCCCGCGTGTAGAAGTTCTTGCCCTCGCACCCGTTCCCGGCCTGGTTCTTGATGCCGTTGAAGAACGCCTCGGAGACGACGCTGGACACGGACGCGACGCCGCTCCCCAAGCATGggccggcggcgcagaggagtgCTAGCCCAAGAGCCAAGGCCGTCAGGGTCATCGTCGTCTGCCGTGATGAATTTCCCATACTGGATGTCAGCGGACTCAGCTCTTTCGGTTGCTCAGGTTATGAGGTTGTCATGGACTCATGGCGGCATGCTGTTGGAGTTTATAAAGAGGCCGGCCGGCGTGCATCTTATTACTTGTGCTGAGACTACTGCTCCACAGTTTGAACTTGTGGTGGCTCACTGGCTCGTCAATCAGCACGTACGCAACGCCTAGCCTAGAGAGGGAGGCAAAAATACCACGTATCTGCAACTGAAGTTGAGACCACGTCAATATCACCGCCGCGTACGTGACTAAAGTGGCCACAATTTTCGCGTCTACGAAGACAATTTCCGTCATCTGGTGGCCGCCGCTCGCAGCCGTATTTTGCTGTATTCCATGCATGCGTCGTGCATGTGAGGATGTGTCAGTGGCTTGCGTGTTCCACGCTCTAACAAAAAGGGTCAATCCGGCAAGGAGGACTTCCAACACGTCGGTGCCGGTGGCGGCTGCTtctgttttcctttttccttttgaatTAAATCTATATGGATGGATCTTTGATTTTCTTTGAAATGCATTACCACATCGTATGCCGTTACTGGCACTGATACTATATGTATCACTGTCCCAGCAAAACCGGCACAGATAATCAACAACGGAAcatcttagggtgtgtttggttgcatgc from Setaria italica strain Yugu1 chromosome VII, Setaria_italica_v2.0, whole genome shotgun sequence includes the following:
- the LOC101761957 gene encoding endochitinase B, producing MASNSPPPAAILTVLAIWLALHCAAIPAAAQSCNCQPGLCCSKYGYCGTTSTYCGEGCQSGPCSGSGGGGGSGTAGASVASVVTASFFNGIKNQAGAGCKGTGFYTRSAFLNAVSSYPNFAHGGSEAEGKREIAAFFAHVTHETGHFCLISEVDGASMDYCDASEGAWPCVPGQGYYGRGPLQLSWNYNYGPAGKNIGFDGLGNPDAVAQDPVVSFKSALWFWMDNVHRVMPQGFGATIRAINGALECNGRNAAEMEARVRFYLRYCGQLGVEPGSNLTC
- the LOC101762375 gene encoding endochitinase A → MGNSSRQTTMTLTALALGLALLCAAGPCLGSGVASVSSVVSEAFFNGIKNQAGNGCEGKNFYTRGAFLTAADSFPGFAHGGSEADGKREVAAFFAHVTFETGYFCYISEINRANSFCDSNNKQWPCVPGKNYYGRGPLQISWNFNYGPAGKSIGVDLLADPDRVAKDPVISFKTALWIWMNSVHQAMPKGFGATIRAINGNLVCNGKNPDQMKMLVVYYKQYCQQLGVDPGKNVTC